Below is a genomic region from Paenibacillus rhizovicinus.
CAATCGCCGAAAAGCGCCAGAAGCTTCCGCTTCGCTTCAACAGGCTGATCGAACGGAATATCTCCTGCATCGAGCCATTCCCGTTCGGCCTTGAAACTCGCATACACTTTAATGCTGCCGTTGCCGTTCAACTGCGCGAGAATCGCTTTCTCGTCGTGCAGCGCGAACACTTTGCCGCGCTTGTTAAAGGCGGCCTGATCCGGATGGGCTGCGGTATCGACGGACAGCTCCACCATGCTGAGACCGGAATATTCCGGCGCAGCATCCGTAAGCAGCGGCCGTACGCGGGAGAACGCACCGTCGGCGCCGACGACGAGATCGGCGATTTCCCGCTCCCCGTTCTCGAAATGCAGCTCATGCTTGCCGTCTGCCACAGGCACCGCTTCAAGCAGCTTATACCCGTAACGGATACGATCCGGTTCCAGCGCGTCCAAGAGCAGTTCGCATAATTCGCCGCGGTCGATTTCCGGCCGGTCGCCCTTCTGAGCTTCATCCGCCGTTTCATCCATAAAGATCCTGCCATGCTTATCGAACAAGCGGAAGTCTTCGCCTTCATAGCGGGCAATCGCTTCGAATTGTCCGAACAGCCCCGCTTCCTTGAGCGCCAGTTGTCCCGAATCCTCGTGAATGTCCAACGATCCGCCCCGTTGTCTGTTGGCATCCAGCAGCTCGCGTTCGTAGATGACCGCCGAAATGCCATACTTCTGGAGAATTAAGGCTAAAATCAATCCGCCCGGCCCGCCGCCGATAATGGCAATGCGGCGGTTGTTCCACTTTTGAATCGTCTCGTTTATTACAGTCATGAAGACCAGCTCCTCTAGGGTTATGAATGATGTTCTCGACTTGTACATTGTTTGTTGTTCCTTGTTTGTTGCTTGTTGTACATTGTTCGTTGATCGTCGACATCGAGAAGCATGCCATGACAAAATGAACGGAATATGAATAGCATCCCGCACTAGGTTTCCGCCTGCCGCTGCAAAACAAACAAGCCGCCTCATATCGAGGCGACCCGTTCTCGTTCCGATTCTGTTCACCCTACTCGTACATGCTAAGCATCGTCACGCTGATATTCTTCACGAGGTCATCCTTCAGCTCGATCTCCATCGCGACCTTGGCGGTTTTGTCGATATAGCCGATCGTGGCCGACGAGCCTTTCTCGGCTCTCGTGTAGAAATCATCGCCGTACAGCTTCACGACATCCGCTTTGGCATTACCGAGCTTCAGCCCTTTCGCCGTCGCGGATTCCGGTCCGATCATATAGCCCATGATCGTATTGTCGATCGACGTGTACTGATACTCCTCGTACATGAAAACAAAGCTTCGCCCGCCGTCATTCAGCGTCCGAATCGGCTTGCCCATCTGCTTCACGAGCGCTTGCTCGTCGATGCCGAGCGTGACCTGCCCGCCTTTCTCCCCGCTCAAATTCGTCGATCCGACCTTGTCCATATACGTCAGCGGCGTCTCGCTCTTGCTGCAGCCCGCCAGCATGCAGGCCATCAAGATTACGCAGACGAGTGCCAGCATTGTTGTTGTTCGCAACCGCATTTCGATCTTCTGCTCCTTTACTCTGCCCATCTTGCCTACTTCTTTCGTCGGCCCAAAAGGCAATTCCTGCCCCCGAAATAAGCAAAAAGGCACGAACTTGTTACAGTTCGCGCCTGCTCTTCCATCTAACGATCCCTTTATTCGCGATTTCCAGCCTGCTCCGTATCGCTCGATGCTTCGTAGGCGACGACGACGATATCCTCGGACAATTCCTCGCGAAGCTCTTGTTCGAATTGCTGCAGCCGGGCCAATACCAGACGATCCAGCTGCGCCGGTGTATACTCCATCCGCGTTCCCTCCTCGCGTACGATTATCATCCTACATTCCAGTGTTAACGGGACGGAGACGGCTTATTCAAATGATCGTGCTGGCCGACAGATTCCTTCTAACCGCTGCATAGAATCCATCAAGCGGCACCGGCATTCCCCATCTCGATCGTTACGGCAAATCGATCAGCAGAAACTGCGCGCCCTGGGACGAGCGAACGTCCAACCGGGCCACGTCCGTGATGCGCGCAGAGTCGCTTCTGCCCAGCGTATGTTCGCCGTTCAGCGTCACTTCGCCTGACATGACGAAGAGGAAGATTTTGCGGTCCGCGCTGCCTTCATACGAGACGGTCGCCCCGGCTTCCGGCGCGGAGAGATAAATCGTCATGTCTTGATGAATGCTCACCATCGACTCGCCCTGAATCGCATTCGAAACGATCGGAAGCAGCGAATTCTTCATCGCCTGCGTATCGAAGGCTTTCTGCTCGTAGGACGGCGTCAGCCCTTTCGATTCCGGCATGAACCACATCTGCAGCAAATTCGCCACGTCCGTGTCCGACGCATTCACTTCGGAATGAAGAATGCCCGAGCCCGCCGTCATCCGCTGCACCTCGCCGGGACGGATAATGCCCGAACCGCCGGTATTGTCCTCGTGCTTCAGCTCGCCTTTCATGACGACCGTAACGATCTCCATGTCGCGATGCGGGTGAATGCCGAAGCCGCGCGACGGCTGAATGTAATCTTCGTTAAAAACGCGCAGCGGTCCAAAATTCACATTGTCCGGATCGTAATAATCCGCGAACGAGAAACTAAAATTAAATTGAAGCCAGCCGAGATCGCCGGAAAAACGGGAAGAGGCCGGGTAAACGTTTATCATCGGGAACACGCTCCTTAATCGGTCTTTTATTCACCTTGAACAAACCCATTGCTTATTTACTTACTTTATGTAAGTATCATAGTGTGCGATAATTAAGCTGTCAAGGAGGGGTTATGATGCATCATCTGTATATCCGTCACACCGTTGGCGGCAGGCTGTTCCTGGATTCCAAAAAGCACGATACACCGTTCGCGATCACGCCCGCGGAAGGGCGCGAAGGCTGGAAAATCAGTATCGAGGTTCCCGACGAGGCGCTGGCCGAAGCGGTCTGCCGCCACCGCGACGATCTGAATATTTTCTTCGTACCGGCAGACGCGCCGGACAGCAAGACCTGGTTCTTCTCCACGCATGGGGAAGTCGAGTATGACGGTCCCGGCAAGCCGCTCGTCATCTGGGCCGACGGCCGTATCGATTACAAGGTCTAGCTGCGCGGCAACCTACACCCAAGCCCAGAAAAAGCCGTCCCGTTCCCAAGCTGCGCGCCCGGCGTGCAGCTTTTTGAACCGTTTCTTCACTTCTTTATCAATCGAGACGTTGCCGTTCTCGTTGATGTAGATGAACGCATCCCCGTAGTTCTCCCGAATGTACGCCACCGCTCGGTCCTGATGCAGATTACCCGCCGACTTCAGCTCTTCCAGCATCCATTGCGCGATTTCTTCTACCTGTCGTTCCTGTTCCATGATCAATCCACCTCCGGCATGTTAGCTTTATTTTACCAAAAATTGTTGCCACTTTCGCCTCCCTCCGGCGTATCATTTCATAAGTGCGCCCATGAGCCGCTGGCTTGGGCCCATACTAGGGAGGGGTTACAATGCAAGTCGTGGAACCGAATGTGAGAAAACCGAGATTTCAACTTAAGGGTATCATCTGGACCGCCGTGCTTCTTCTCATCGTGCTGATCGTCGTCATTAATTCGTTCGCTACCGTCCAGTACGGCAATGTCGGCCTGTACAAAACGTTCGGCAAACTGAACGATAACGCGCTGTCTCCGGGCATTCATCTCAAAATCCCGTTCGTGCAATCGATTATACAAGTCAACGTGCAGGTGACGAAAGCGGAGACCGATACGTCCGCGTCGTCCAAAGACCTGCAGCCGGTATCGACGCACGTGGCCGTCAACTACTCCGTTGACAAGGCGACCGTTTATAAGCTGATGAACAACATCGGCGGCTCCTTCGATAATGTCATTGTCAATCCGGCGATCCAAGAAATCGTAAAAGAAGTAACGGCCCGCTACCCCGCGGAGGATCTCATCGCCAAACGGGATATCGTCGCCGGCGAGGTGCGCGACGCGCTCACGAAGCGGCTGGCCAAATACGATCTGGTCGTGAACGACATTAATATCGTCAATTTCAAGTTCTCCGATGCGTTCGACCAGTCTATCGAGGCGAAGCAGGTCGCGCAGCAGCAGGCACTGAAGGCCGAGAACGACCTGAAACGCGTACAGATCGAAGCACAGCAGAAAGTCGCGCAGGCTCAAGCGGACGCGGAGTCGCTGAAACTGAAGAAACAGGAAGTGACGCCGGAGCTGATTCAACTGAAGCAGATCGAGGTGCAAGAACAGGCCGTGGAGAAATGGGACGGCAAGCTGCCGAGCGTTACGGGCGGGGCAACGCCGTTCATCGACTTGAACGGGTTATCGGGATCTTCGAAGGCGGCGGCCGGTGACGGAGGTACATCCGCGGACAGCACGGCGGCCGGCGATGCAACGACGGACGGAGGCGAGTCAGCGGCGAAGCAATAATGAGGTAGGTTAGACAGGGCGGCATTAAAGAGGCAGCATTAAGCAGATAGTTGCAAGGCGGCGACAGAGGCGGCGGAATGCGATTCTTGTTCCATTTCCGAGCTCGGTCAACGCCGTGCACGGCACGTTATTCAACTTAGTCCTGGACACGATAGATGCCGATGCACCCGCCGTTTGATAAGCAGCCGGCATAGTCCATTATTTGATCGATACGGACATACTGCCAGGGCTGAAACCAAAACTGCCCCATCTTATTGAATACGAATGGATTCGTTACGGCATATGCAGCGTGAACAGCGTCCCCATGAACGTTCTCCCAAACGAGGACATCATGGGGACGTATTCGTATGCATTCCATCTCCTGCGAAATGGTATCGCATCGCGTTAAACTTTCACGACATAAAGAATCGATGAACTGTTTAACATCCATCCAGTTCTCGATCACATTCACTTCTCCCAGATAGGCTCCAGCGGTTGCCGAAAAGCAATTGGCGCCGCTCGTTAGCGGGAACGACGATACATGTTCTCTTACCGCCAGTTCGCTACGTTCGGGAATATTACCGTACTCCACGATCGATACAGCCATTGGTTCTACGCGCTCAAGCAACCACTTTAACAACCACGCTACCTGAATTTCTTCAGACAGCTGCATCCAAGCATCGTAAGTAAGAATGATGTGATCCTTCTCTGTTCCGTGACTTTCCTTAAGGTGTTCCAGCACATCCACGCCGATATCCTTCACCCAATCGAATGCGTACACTTGTCCGCGCCCAAGGGCGACTTGATGGGCATAAAGCTTACGCGTTAATGTTCGATCAGCTAGTCGGGCCGCTTCGAGAATTACAATCGACGCAGCAGCTGGAACCCGCCAGTGGTGATAATTGGCGCCATATTGGCCGATAAACGGACCGGCAGACTCTAGAAACTGCGCTCTGTCGTATACTGGTAAGCCCAATGATTGGAGCCAGCCGGTTAGCTCGTAATCGCAATGAATATAGAACGGTTCCTGTCTGGGAAGAAATGTTTCCGCCCACCGTTGCATCTGTTCCAAAGTAATCGTGCAGCCTGCGATTTCGTACAAGCGTACTCCCCCTTAATGAATGTCAACGATCCTAGCATCTATCCCTCCTTATGGCGGCGCCAATCGCTCAATCCCCCTTGCGTCCAGCCAATAACGCATGATAGTTAATCACCCGAAGCCCCCGAGACGTGCAGTTCTGGTTGAAGATATCCTCGACATCCTTCAAACATTTCTCCCAGACCAAGGCCTTCAACGTATCCTTCTGTCCGAAACATTTCTTGATCAGCACATCTTCCGGCCGCGAAAGATATTCAACCTCTTCGAACAACCGTAGTTCGCTTGTCTCTAAATTACTCTCGGAGAGCTGCAGCTCGAACTTCACCTTCAGCTCATCCAGATGATTATCGGGCAGCGGATGATAGAGTCCCTTAAACAATTCGCGGAATCCTCCGTCCGTTCCGCAATGGTACAAACCAAGTACCATGCCGCCGGGCTTCAGGATGCGATGCCCCTCTTCCAATCCGTTATCGAACAACCAGGGCCCCTTCTTCGTATAGATAACGTCGAATGCGTTGTCATGGAACGGCAGCGGCTTTAATGCGTCTACGCTATGAAAGGCGACCGAACCCGCCGTCTCCGCGTTTGCAGTTGCAATATATCCTTCAATTACATCGATTCCGACGACTTCTTCGGCCATTCCGGCAAACTGCTTCGTAAAAGCGCCATGACCGCAGCCCACGTCCAGCACGCGCGCGTTCTCGTTCAGGCAAGCTGCAATTTGGCTGGCCAAAACAATCTCGGCCCTGGGCTCATCAAACTCCGATTTCCACGGATAGCTGTACACCCCGGATTCCAAAGCAATTCGGTCATGCCACTCCGCACTCTGCGTCGAAATCCATTCGGGATGCTGCATCGGGTCGAACAATCGAGTAGACATTTTCAACACACGCTCCCTCGCGGTAATCTGCTAGCCAATCAACACTTCCACATCCTATCCCATATTCCTCCATACTGCTCCATATGACCTCTATCACTAGGCTTACTCTCACGGCAATCGCCGTTTTCTTCTTTTACACCCTCGCTTCAACGCGAGCAAACGCGTAAAACCACTTTGTTTAGCGAATGGGCACTACCTTTGTCACCCTTGCAGGGAGGCGGCTTTCGCACCTCGAATATCCTATTCATTCCAAACGGAAGCGGAGTGATTAGCCATGGAAGCTGCTGTCAAAAGCAAAGAAGCTGCTCTTTCGCTAAACGTCAGTCAAACGACGATCAAACGTTGGGCCTCCTATTATCCTGCTGTTTTTCGTAAAGACCGTTTCGGTCACTATATGTTCAACAACCGCGACCTGGAGCTGCTCGGCTTCATCAAGGCCGCCATTGAAAGGGGAGAAACGATGGAGCAAATCAAGCTGCCGGCGCCGGGCATGGAGCAGCCGCGGCTTGACGAAGCATTCCTCGAAACGGCGGCAAGCTCCGAGCTGCTCCGGACGGCGGACGACGACATGCTGACGCGTATCCTCCAGGTGGAGCAACGCCTCGAGCAGAAGGCCGATGAAGTCGTCAACGCGCAAATCCGTCAGCATCGCGAGGAACTGGAGGAGCTGCGCCGCATGATCGAACAGCTTGCCGCTTCCGTTGAATATGCCCGCCAGCCGCTCCCTTCTATGGACGGCTTACGCAAGAACGAAGCGGAAACGAAAGCCCCTGCCGCCAATTCACCACGCAAACGCGGATTATTCCGTTCGATGTTCATCTGGTTCTGACCTCTTTTCTACATGTCCTGTTAACTGCAATTCATTTCCAGATTGACCAAACGACGCCCTTTTGCTCCCCTCGGGAAGCTGAAAGGGCATGCTTGCGTTCCGGACGTTTTCGTTTTACAATCCGTGCACAGGCAAATTCACCGCTCACTCCCTCCGCCTGCCAGAAGTAAATTTCCGCTGCAAGGGGGCATTCCTACTGAGAAGGTCTATCAAAACGCGGCTCATAATCAGCTTCTTCCTCGTCATGCTGCCGGTCGTAGTGTTTCTCATCGCTAATACGCTGTATGCCAAGAACGTCGTCCGGGACAAGGTGTCCGAAACCTATCGAAGCACACTGGACATGTTCGGCGACAAGACCGATCGCACCTTGAATGAAATCAGCAATTACGTGAATAAAATGGCTGTGCTTGATAATGACATCGGCCTGCTTTCATCTTATCCATATGGAACCGATGATTATTATTTGACCAAAATCCGCATCCAGAACAAACTTCAGCGCGATAATGTTTTCTACAATCCCGTCAATACGTTGTTCGTTTACAATTCCCAGGATCTGTTCTTCAGCACGCTCGGGTCCTATCGGAACATGAACGAGATGCTGCACAAACAACTCCCGTTTATCGTCACTGACAACTCCGTGCAATCGCATGTTTGGAAAACATGGCATGATAGCAGCATCGACAGCGGTGATTTCCTTATTCGTATCGAAGAGGTACCGGACAGCGCGATCTATGTAGGCGCGATCGTTCCCGTCTCCGAGCTGATCGGCGAGTTGTCGATTCAATGGAAGGATGGCGCGATTGGCCAAAGCGCGATTTTCAACACGGAAGGAAGACAGCTAGACGGCAACACCGAGAACAACTGGTTTCCATTAGCCCATCAAAGCGCATTGCAAAGCGCACTGAAAAGCGATGAGCCTTACCGCTATGTGAAAGATCCGCAGACGAAACGGCGATACCTGATCATGAGCCGACCGAGCTCGCAAGCGGATTTCACCACGAGCATTCTCGTGCCTGAAAGCTATATTTTGCAATCGCTTCCCTTCTTTCAGAGAGCGACTTACTTCATGACTTTCGGTCTCGTGTTCATATTCGCGCTGTACCTCTTCTTCATTCGCCATACGCTGTTCAAGCCGCTGCAATTGCTGATCGGCGGCATGCGGAAGCTGACATTCGGTAATCTAGACGTCCGGCTCGAGACGAACAACACGATCGAGTTCGTTTTCATGGCCAACACGTTCAATACGATGGCGGAACAAATCAAGGAATTGAAAATCGGGATGTACGAGGAGCAGCTGCGCGCCCAGAAATTCGAACTCAAGCAGCTTCAGGCGCAGATCAACCCGCATTTCTACATGAACAGTTTAAATATCATCTATAACTACGCGGCGCTGAAGGATACCGATTCCGTGAAGAAAATGTCGCTGCATCTGGCCGATTATTTCCGGTTCATCATGCGAGTCAACCGTGACCTTATTACGCTTGAAGAGGAATTAAAGCATATCGCCAATTATATGGATATCCAGAAATTCCGTTTTCCGAACAAGCTGTCCTGCGATATTGATATTCCGCCTGATCTGCTATCGCTTGCGCTGCCAGCTCTTACCGTTCAGCCATTCGTGGAAAATGCCATTATTCACGGCTACGCCAATCACCGAAAGCCCTTCTCCATTACGATTCGCGGCCAGAGAATTCATGAGGGCAATACAGCGTGCCTGCTGCTTGCGATCGAGGACAGCGGAACGGGCTTTCCGGCGGATATCCTCGAGCATGTAAATAACAGCGATGCTTCGCCCTCTGCCGAATACAGCGGCGGCCTTGGCATCATGAACGTCATCCAGCGGCTGCGGCTGCGCTACGATGGCTTAGCCAACGTTCGCCTCTATGTCGCTGAAGGGGGAGGCGCTGGCGTACGCGTCATTCTTCC
It encodes:
- a CDS encoding sensor histidine kinase gives rise to the protein MLPVVVFLIANTLYAKNVVRDKVSETYRSTLDMFGDKTDRTLNEISNYVNKMAVLDNDIGLLSSYPYGTDDYYLTKIRIQNKLQRDNVFYNPVNTLFVYNSQDLFFSTLGSYRNMNEMLHKQLPFIVTDNSVQSHVWKTWHDSSIDSGDFLIRIEEVPDSAIYVGAIVPVSELIGELSIQWKDGAIGQSAIFNTEGRQLDGNTENNWFPLAHQSALQSALKSDEPYRYVKDPQTKRRYLIMSRPSSQADFTTSILVPESYILQSLPFFQRATYFMTFGLVFIFALYLFFIRHTLFKPLQLLIGGMRKLTFGNLDVRLETNNTIEFVFMANTFNTMAEQIKELKIGMYEEQLRAQKFELKQLQAQINPHFYMNSLNIIYNYAALKDTDSVKKMSLHLADYFRFIMRVNRDLITLEEELKHIANYMDIQKFRFPNKLSCDIDIPPDLLSLALPALTVQPFVENAIIHGYANHRKPFSITIRGQRIHEGNTACLLLAIEDSGTGFPADILEHVNNSDASPSAEYSGGLGIMNVIQRLRLRYDGLANVRLYVAEGGGAGVRVILPITVEKDLIALAEKETVTTHAI
- a CDS encoding DUF6953 family protein, translated to MEQERQVEEIAQWMLEELKSAGNLHQDRAVAYIRENYGDAFIYINENGNVSIDKEVKKRFKKLHAGRAAWERDGFFWAWV
- a CDS encoding FAD-dependent oxidoreductase; amino-acid sequence: MTVINETIQKWNNRRIAIIGGGPGGLILALILQKYGISAVIYERELLDANRQRGGSLDIHEDSGQLALKEAGLFGQFEAIARYEGEDFRLFDKHGRIFMDETADEAQKGDRPEIDRGELCELLLDALEPDRIRYGYKLLEAVPVADGKHELHFENGEREIADLVVGADGAFSRVRPLLTDAAPEYSGLSMVELSVDTAAHPDQAAFNKRGKVFALHDEKAILAQLNGNGSIKVYASFKAEREWLDAGDIPFDQPVEAKRKLLALFGDWDESLRNYIAYADELLLPRRIYMLPIGLRWNRKSGVTLIGDAAHLMSPFAGEGVNLAMRDALELALAIVRNDGIDAAIAAYEPKMYAYSSESAEQSDDNLKLMFGDDAAARLKAEFDKYHAMVEQAEQ
- a CDS encoding prohibitin family protein; its protein translation is MQVVEPNVRKPRFQLKGIIWTAVLLLIVLIVVINSFATVQYGNVGLYKTFGKLNDNALSPGIHLKIPFVQSIIQVNVQVTKAETDTSASSKDLQPVSTHVAVNYSVDKATVYKLMNNIGGSFDNVIVNPAIQEIVKEVTARYPAEDLIAKRDIVAGEVRDALTKRLAKYDLVVNDINIVNFKFSDAFDQSIEAKQVAQQQALKAENDLKRVQIEAQQKVAQAQADAESLKLKKQEVTPELIQLKQIEVQEQAVEKWDGKLPSVTGGATPFIDLNGLSGSSKAAAGDGGTSADSTAAGDATTDGGESAAKQ
- a CDS encoding MerR family transcriptional regulator, which encodes MEAAVKSKEAALSLNVSQTTIKRWASYYPAVFRKDRFGHYMFNNRDLELLGFIKAAIERGETMEQIKLPAPGMEQPRLDEAFLETAASSELLRTADDDMLTRILQVEQRLEQKADEVVNAQIRQHREELEELRRMIEQLAASVEYARQPLPSMDGLRKNEAETKAPAANSPRKRGLFRSMFIWF
- a CDS encoding class I SAM-dependent methyltransferase, which gives rise to MSTRLFDPMQHPEWISTQSAEWHDRIALESGVYSYPWKSEFDEPRAEIVLASQIAACLNENARVLDVGCGHGAFTKQFAGMAEEVVGIDVIEGYIATANAETAGSVAFHSVDALKPLPFHDNAFDVIYTKKGPWLFDNGLEEGHRILKPGGMVLGLYHCGTDGGFRELFKGLYHPLPDNHLDELKVKFELQLSESNLETSELRLFEEVEYLSRPEDVLIKKCFGQKDTLKALVWEKCLKDVEDIFNQNCTSRGLRVINYHALLAGRKGD
- a CDS encoding pirin family protein; its protein translation is MINVYPASSRFSGDLGWLQFNFSFSFADYYDPDNVNFGPLRVFNEDYIQPSRGFGIHPHRDMEIVTVVMKGELKHEDNTGGSGIIRPGEVQRMTAGSGILHSEVNASDTDVANLLQMWFMPESKGLTPSYEQKAFDTQAMKNSLLPIVSNAIQGESMVSIHQDMTIYLSAPEAGATVSYEGSADRKIFLFVMSGEVTLNGEHTLGRSDSARITDVARLDVRSSQGAQFLLIDLP